A window of Nonomuraea angiospora genomic DNA:
GCAGCGGATAGACGTAGTCGCGGGGCGCGGTGAGGTATTCGGCGTACCCGCCGTCGGCGTCCCACCCCGTGTAGGTGGAGGAGGGGCAGAGGTTCTCCGAGCCCCTCAGGCAGTATCTGCACGTGCCGCAGGTCGAGCGCAGCCAGGCCACGCCCACCCGCTCGCCCGTGCCCTCGACGCGCCCGACGACCTGATGGCCGGGCGTGGTGCGCGGCCGGCGCGGCAGGAGATCGCCCTCCGCCAGGTGCAGGTCGGTACGGCACACGCCGCACGCCTCGACCCGCACCAGCACCTCGCCCGGGCCAGGCTCGGGCACGTCCCGCTCGACGAGCTCCAGCGGCCCCGTCGCCATCGGCCCCGGCTCGGCCACGACCCACGCCCGCATGGTCACGACAGCCTGGCGTGCGCGAGCGTGGCGTAGAGCGCGGCGCCGTCGGTCAGGACGTCGTCGTCGAAGACGGCCTCGGGGGAGTGGTTGTAGGGCGCCGTGGCCGGGTCCCGGTCCGGCGGGCACGCCCCCAGGAACACGAACGCGCCCGGCACCTCCTCGAGCACGTACGAGAAGTCCTCGGAGCCCATGATGGGCTGCGGCGCCACGAAATACCGCCCCGGCCCGAACAGCTCGTCGGCCGTCTTACCCACGAACGCCGCCTCGCCGTCGTCGTTCACCGTCACCGGGTAACCCATCCCGAACGACGCCTCGACCTCCAGCCCGTGCGCCGCCGCGATCCCCCGCACGACCTCCACCAGCCTGCGCTTGACCTTCGTCCGGTTGTCCTTGCTGAACGTGCGCACCGTGGCCTCGAACCTGGCCTCGTCGGGGATCACGTTGTCCGCCGACCCGCCGTGGAAGCTGCCCACCGTCACCACGACCGGGTCGAACACGTCGAACCCCCTGGTCACCATGGTCTGCAACGCCGTCACCATCTCGCAGCCCGCCGCGATCGGGTCCAGCGACCGGTGCGGGCTGGAGCCGTGCCCGCCGCGCCCCTTGACCGTCACGAGGAACGTGTCCGCCGCCGCCATGATCGGTCCCGGCCGCGACGCGAACAGCCCCGGCGGCAACATCGCCGACACCACGTGCATCCCGTACGCCGCCACGGGCCGCGTGCCCGCCGCGTCGAGCACGCCCTCGTCGATCATGTGCTTGGCGCCCTCGAAACCCTCCTCACCCGGCTGGAACATGAAGACGACGTCACCGGCCAGCTCCTCCCGCCGCGCGCTCAGCAGCCGCGCCGCCCCCGCCAGCATCGCGGTGTGCAGGTCGTGACCGCACGCGTGCATCTGCCCGGGGAGCTGGGAGACGTACGGCAGGTCGTTCTTCTCGGCCACGGGGAGCGCGTCCATGTCCCCGCGCAGCAGCACGGCCGGGCCCGGCCTGCCGCCCCTCAGCACGGCGGTGACGGAGCTGAGGGACGTGCCCGTCCTCACCTCCAGCGGCAGCCCGTCCAACGCGGCCAGGACCTTCTCCTGCGTGCGCGGCAGGTGCAGGCCGAGCTCCGGGGTGGTGTGCAACGAGTGCCTGAGCTGGATGAGTTCGTCCCGCATGTCACGGGCGGCTTCAGTGAAGGACATGAAGAACATTGTTCATCCACCGGGCGGGAAGTCGATAAGGCGCGCTCGGTACGATGTGCGTGTGACTCAGCGTAAACGGATCGACTCCTGGTTGTCCGATATGGACGGCGTTCTGGTCCACGAGGGTCGTCCGATCCCCGGTGCGGACGAATTCATCAAGCGGCTCAGCGAGTCCGACAAGAAGTTCAGGGTGCTGACGAACAACTCGATCTACACCCAGCGCGACCTGTCGGCGCGCCTGGCCGGGGCGGGCCTCGAGGTGCCCCCCGGGTCCATCTGGACCTCCGCGCTGGCCACCGCCCAGTTCCTCGACGACCAGCGCGCGGGCGGCTCGGCGTACGTCATCGGCGAGGCGGGCCTGACGACCGCGCTGCACGAGGTCGGCTACGTGCTCACCGACCTCGACCCCGACTACGTCGTGCTCGGCGAGACCCGCACCTACAGCTTCACGCAGATCACCCGGGCCATCCGCCTCATCGAGGGAGGCGCCCGCTTCATCGCCACCAACCCCGACCCCATCGGCCCCTCCACCGAGGGCTCCCTTCCGGCCTGCGGCGCCGTGGCCGCCCTCATCACCAAGGCCACCGGCGTCGCCCCCTACTTCGTCGGCAAGCCCAACCCCCGCATGATGCGCAGCGCCCTCAACGAGATCGAGGGCCACAGCGAGACGACCGCCATGATCGGCGACCGCATGGACACCGACATCGTGTCGGGCATGGAGGCGGGCCTGTTCACGATCCTGGTCCTCACGGGCGTGACCCAGCGCGACGAGATCGACCGCTTCCCCTACCGTCCCTCGCTGGTGGTCGACTCGGTCGCCGACCTCATCGACCTCATCTGAACCTGACCAGTTCTGACAGGTACGGGTGGCACCCTTGGGTGGCATGACCCGCGTTTACCTGGAGATCGGCCCGAAGAAGGTGTTCGCCTGCTCGCTCGACTGGCCCGGCTGGTGCCGGGTCGCCAAGGGCGAGGAGGCGGCACTCGACCTGCTCATGGAGTACGTCCCCCGCTACGGCGCGGTGGCCGCGCGGGCCGGGCTGGACTTCGCCCCGGGTGACCCGGTGGTCGTGGCGCGCGTCCAGGGCAGCGACATCACGGACTTCGGCGCCCCGTACGCCGTCCCCGACCTGGACCAGGAGCCCCTGGCGGCGTCCGAGGCGGCCCGCGGCGTCGCCCTCCTCCGGGCGGCCTGGGCCCTGTTCGACGAGTGCGCCGCCGTCTCGCCCGAGGACCTGCGCAAGGGCCCGCGCGGGGGCGGCCGCGACCTGTCGAGGGTCGTCAGGCACGTGGAGGAGGCCGAGCGCGCCTTCGCCAGGAAGGTGGACGTGCGGCACAGGCCGTACAAGGAGCCCGGGGACCGGGACGCCATGCGGGCGGAGCTGGCGGAGGTGCTGTCCCGCGCCTGGGAGCCGCCCCAGACGACCGGCTGGCCGCCCCGCTACGCGCTGCGCCGCACCGCCTGGCACGTCGTCGACCACCTCTGGGAGATCGAGGACCGCCGCTAGCATCCTCGCCCGGCGGGCCGGGCAAAGAATCGGGGCCGATTTCGTCGAGGTCTGGCCAAAATCCCTCACCGACTGCCACCATGTGGTGACCGAAAGCGGTCGTCGATGGTGCGGCCGCTCCATCAGCAAGCGCAAAGGTAAAACCCGTGGACGTACAGGCGGAGATTCGCGACTTGAAGCTCCGTGTCGATGGGCTCGAGGCGTGCGACCGGCTCGGCGACGCCACGCCGGGGGGCGGCGGGGAGCTGGCCCTGCTCCGTGAGATCAACGACCGCACCAAGCGTCTGGAGACCCAGCTCGCCGCGATGAAGGCCGAGACGGCGGTGGCCCGCACCGAGACGATCGAGCAGTTCGCTGCCGTCGACCTCGAGATCGCGGCCATCCGGCGGGAGATCCACACCCACTTCGCCACGCCCGCCGCGGACGGCGAGGACTACATCCCGACGCAGATCGCCGACGAGTTCGCGAGCGTCCGGGCCGAGATCTCGCAGGAGTTCAACGCGATGCGGTCCGAGCTGCTCGACCTGGGCATCAAGCTCGATCGCGTGCTCAAGAAGGACTACATGTGACGCCGGGCCGGGCCGGATCGCCGCTTCGCCGAGGGGCCGCTAGCCGGGAGCGGGGCCGGTGAGGTCGTCGGCGCGTTCCAGGAGGGCGCGCTGCTCGGCGCCCGGGGCGAGGAGGGCGGCCGCCCGGCGGAACAGCGCGGCGGCGTGGTCGCGGTGGCCGAGGCGGGCCGTGAGGTCGGCCTGCGCGGCGACGGCGAGCGGATAGTCCTTCAGCGCGCCGGTGGCGAGCACCTGGTCGATCAGCGCCAGCCCGGCCGCCGGGCCGTGCGCGTAGCCGTGGGCCACGGCGCGGTTGAGGGCGATCACCGGTGAGGGGTGGATCTCCGCGAGCTCGTCGTACCAGCGGGCGATGGCCTGCCAGTCCGTCGCGCCGGGGTGCGGCGCGGTCGCGTGGCAGGCGGCGATGCGCGCCTGAAGGACGTAGGGGCCGTCGGCGATGCGCGCCTGCGGGACGTTGGGGCCGTCGGCGATGGGCGCCCGCAGGACGGAGGGGCCGTCGGCCCGCGCCGCCGCCAGCGTCTCCAGCCCTTCGCGGATCGCCGCGCGGTCCCAGCGGGCGCGGTCCTGCTTGTCGAGCGTGAGCAGGTCGCCCCGGCCGTCGCGGCGGGCCTCGCGCCGGGAGTGCTGGAAGAGGAACAGCGCCAGCAGGCCGGCGACCTCGGGCTGGTCCGGGAGCAGCCGGTGGAGCAGGCGTGCCAGCCGGACCGCCTCGTCGGCGAAGCCCGGCTCGCCGTCGGGGTCGTAGCCGCGGGTGAAGAGCACGTACAGGACCGCCAGCACGCCGGGCAGGCGCTCGGCCAGCGCCGGGCCGCTCGGGACCAGGTACGGGATGCCCGCGTCCGAGATCTTCGTCTTGGCCCGGGTCAGCCGCCGCGTCATGGTCGCGTGGGGGACGAGGAACGCCCGCGCGATGTCGGCGGTCGGCACCCCGCAGACGGTCCTCAGCGTGAGCGCCACCCGCGACTCCAG
This region includes:
- a CDS encoding M20 metallopeptidase family protein translates to MSFTEAARDMRDELIQLRHSLHTTPELGLHLPRTQEKVLAALDGLPLEVRTGTSLSSVTAVLRGGRPGPAVLLRGDMDALPVAEKNDLPYVSQLPGQMHACGHDLHTAMLAGAARLLSARREELAGDVVFMFQPGEEGFEGAKHMIDEGVLDAAGTRPVAAYGMHVVSAMLPPGLFASRPGPIMAAADTFLVTVKGRGGHGSSPHRSLDPIAAGCEMVTALQTMVTRGFDVFDPVVVTVGSFHGGSADNVIPDEARFEATVRTFSKDNRTKVKRRLVEVVRGIAAAHGLEVEASFGMGYPVTVNDDGEAAFVGKTADELFGPGRYFVAPQPIMGSEDFSYVLEEVPGAFVFLGACPPDRDPATAPYNHSPEAVFDDDVLTDGAALYATLAHARLS
- a CDS encoding HAD-IIA family hydrolase, which translates into the protein MTQRKRIDSWLSDMDGVLVHEGRPIPGADEFIKRLSESDKKFRVLTNNSIYTQRDLSARLAGAGLEVPPGSIWTSALATAQFLDDQRAGGSAYVIGEAGLTTALHEVGYVLTDLDPDYVVLGETRTYSFTQITRAIRLIEGGARFIATNPDPIGPSTEGSLPACGAVAALITKATGVAPYFVGKPNPRMMRSALNEIEGHSETTAMIGDRMDTDIVSGMEAGLFTILVLTGVTQRDEIDRFPYRPSLVVDSVADLIDLI
- a CDS encoding RNA polymerase sigma factor, coding for MAEVVAGVGADSYTRIVATLIRVTGDWTLAEDSAQEALAQALERWPRDGVPDNPGGWLMTVARNRATDVLRRASVERRKLHELAELSLTAPATDDPEEEVVDDRLRLIFTCCHPALALESRVALTLRTVCGVPTADIARAFLVPHATMTRRLTRAKTKISDAGIPYLVPSGPALAERLPGVLAVLYVLFTRGYDPDGEPGFADEAVRLARLLHRLLPDQPEVAGLLALFLFQHSRREARRDGRGDLLTLDKQDRARWDRAAIREGLETLAAARADGPSVLRAPIADGPNVPQARIADGPYVLQARIAACHATAPHPGATDWQAIARWYDELAEIHPSPVIALNRAVAHGYAHGPAAGLALIDQVLATGALKDYPLAVAAQADLTARLGHRDHAAALFRRAAALLAPGAEQRALLERADDLTGPAPG